The following DNA comes from Hordeum vulgare subsp. vulgare chromosome 3H, MorexV3_pseudomolecules_assembly, whole genome shotgun sequence.
tcttgtcaactctttgtcctagaacagcaccaacagcagcatcacacatgatttcaaagggcaagttccaatcaggtggttggacaataggtgcggttatcaaggccttcttaagtatttcgaaagcttcctcacaatcctcatcaaaaacaaaaggaacatccttccgcAAGAggttgtaagaggcctagaaatcttagagaagtctttaatgaaccatctatagaaaccagcatgacctaggaaacttcgtatacctctgatatctgtggggcaaggcattttctcaattgcatcaaccttagccttatcaacttcaatgcctttctcagagattttgtgtcctaagacgatgccttcattaaccatgaagtggcacttctcccagtttaagatgaggttggtatctttgcatctctgtaagactcgatcaaggttgctgaggcaatcgtcaaaggaagaaccgtaaacggagaaatctgtgacagcccgatgccggcgttccagaagattccccttctattccgttttcgtcgtgcgcttatttttatttgtcgcatcatcaccgcatcatgcccatcatcagcattgcatcggcatcctgttgccgtcagttttcaaacttgcatccgtgttagttgccggttctcgtcgttgtccgttcggagcccgaccacacacgcacgcacccgcggcatcgtcaaaaccctgtttttaaaagtgtgcgtaaaactttctctgattgggttgagatttgacgtgcggtcttattttaatataggtagaccgcctgtcaagtttcgtcacaatcggagtcggtctggtacccgaacggtcgaccgtagcggcaccatattcggtctatcgtcggacgtctttcggtgtttgaaaccccgatgccgggctgcccattttccctctcatctccgcctagcctctctgcacagtgcaccgacctgcgcgCAACCTAGCCCGAAATCTTCCGGAACCCGAACCGGGcgatcgtgaccgttggatccggatcaaccccgttttaccgcaaacagtcatcagtttgtccattggactccctagccTATTCATTCTCGACCGTCCGATTTATATCGGAGGGTCCAAATAACCCCTAATCTAACCCACCTATTATATATATAGACCACCTAGTCTAACCCTAGACCAATCCCTAGAAATTCTCTCCCTGTCCAatagccgccgccacccactccagttcttctcccacctcgggatcccccACACCCAATCCAGCTAGTGCATGGCAAGCCAGCCACCCGTGGTCGAGGAGATTGAGCCCCTGCATTCCCTATGTCCAAGGAGAGATCCCGTTCCCAAGCTTCCTCGAACCCCCACGTACGAGCCAACTCGCAGGAGCCCCTCGCCGTCGCGCCCTGGGCCGTCGGAGCGTCGCCCCGCCGGAGAATCAAACCAACGCAATGGCTCTCATGCCCAAATCCCtctccctctttcttcttctttcccccGTTTCTTCTCtaaactctctctctctgtcttttCCTTCTTCAGGCTGCAACAGCTCCACGGCAGCCCGGAGCTTGCCGTCGTTCGCCCCCATGCGTCAGCCCTTGCCGTCGATGAACCCAGGCCGATGCCCGTGTGCcgcccctctcttcttcctctctcttttcttccccTCCTCTGCTCTAACCTCTCCCTTTGCTCGTTTCTACTGTCAGGAGAAGAACGGGAGACCCGCCACCGCCACCCTGGATCACGACATCTGCGCCTCAGCCATCgcccctgtatgccaagttcccGATTTGGATTTTCCTCATGCAGTTCCCGTCGAATCCAGCCGGTTCCCGTCGACCCCGTCGCCCGACCTCCCGTGTCGCCTTCCTCTGCTCCACCAGACTCCTGCCGCTGCTTCTGTTCGACAGGTAACGAGCAGCAACAGCTCGCTCGGCTGTTGACCGCGCCGCGCCATTGCCTCGCGCGATGCTGCACCCACGTGGATCCCCGTGCCCAAGCCATCGCTGCTCTGGCTAGTACCCAGTGCGCCCCTGCTTCCTTCCCCTTGTtgtgctctccctctctcccgtGTCCCtcatctctcttcctcttcttcttttcttcttcaggTACATCCATGGCACCATCGGCCAGGATCTCCGAGTACGTGCCGCCCcaagccacctcgtcgccgggaatggaacccccggtACCGAAGCTATTGAACCCCGCCATTTTTCATGCCGTCGGACCTCATCCCCAGGCCGATTCCGCCATGGCATCCCCTGCATCCCGACCTGCTACAAAGTTGTTCATGTTCAGTTTCGTCAGGTTCGCGACATGGTATGGTCTTGTAGCAAACCACCCCTATTTGTGCATAGTTCCTTCGTAGTCCAACTGGTTAGAGTGTTAATCTCTTCCCAGAGATCTGGGGTTTGAATCCCAGGTGTGCCAAATTATTTTTgtcctatttttgttgttgtgccTGAGGTGCTACTTCTTATGGCGAGAATCCTGTGAAATTTCAAAACGGGGTGCTAGCCCAGTTGGTTAGCGTAGCCACTCTAGTTTCAAGAGGGGTCATGGGATCAAATTCTAGCTTCCCATATTAttttcaccttgtgtttttttagtTGTAGTATGTTTTAGAACgggcgtagtttctaaaccgtgcatcggatcggagtgattcaaatttgtagcttgaatagaatttcgcgtaggttaataatttcgaactctcatgcataattagaactgtttagcatgttgtttgtgtcggcttgcgtgtcgacgtgataaaaacggtttaggtcgtaactattgtccgtagctccgttggagatgtgccatatatgtaaatggaccagaacgacgagtagaatcacgtgaatcactttgttttgtcgtttaacaaacctaaaatgtgattaggacaaatctggacagaattaagttttaacatgtggggtcatttcggagatgctatatgtcgtttccggtctgatttaaaatgcctagttaggtacattaatttgtgcttcaccctcgtggcatgtttaacaacatttaatatagccgtgtacctgaacgggagtgaactaaataattcaacatggagtttcgtcgatatgcaactcgttgcatatcgagcttcacttaatgtgtagtgtttgatgggtgtgattgtcatgccttgcattataccattcatgcatcatatgtgttatgcatcgtgtggtgaatatctgtgttgatgcttgtttccgggttgctccgtctcgatagagatccgcaagcgtgtcggattgtgaggacccgttcggctacatcggttcgtctgcttcacggagtcattcttcttccaagcgggatctcaggcaagatgaccatttccccagataccattactatcattgccatgctagttttgccGCTACTATCGTTTATgtattgttgcctaccacattttaatatcatcctctcaacaatgccatgaaaccttctacctgttcgacctagcaaaccactgattggctatgttactgcttgcttgaccctgttgttattgttgctagttgcaggtgcagatgcttccatgtgataacatgggtttttTGTTGtaccaccatattaaatgctatttaatttaatgcacctatatacttggtaaaaggtggaaggctcgacctttctagcctggtgttttgttccacctttgcccccttagtttcagctaccggtgttatgttccataaacaagcgctcctaacacgatcggggttgttatctcgcaaggcccaacattggtactatattttcccaacataataattttgttaatactgaaagcatagggcgtcatgaacccgaggagtaatttcacataatacagggagggccagtgctgatggtgctggtccaaaacagagcaccgtgcggggccaacccggggcaactcgggtgatgtctatcaggccaccgtacgcttcgcttatccgtcgtgtcctgagaacaagatacacgtctcctatcgggatcgtcgacacgccgggcggccttgctggattagttttacctttgacgagatatcttgtgcatcgggattccggtgatgcttttggtaatctcagagttgaggttttccactagggaatccgacgagatcgcgagcttcgtgattgaggatttctatgcggcttgtggtaatttgtgatgaactagttggagcaccagtggagggttaaatcttttcggaaagccgtgcccgcggttatgtggcaacatggaaactttgtttaacactggttctagataacttgaagttaacttaattaaaatatgccaattgtgtgcgtaaccatgactgtctctttcgtgagttccttctccgatcgtgaacacggtggggttatgtatgatgtatgtaggtgttcaggatcattcatttgatcatccatagttcacgtccgctatgtgtagatcttcccccttttatttcttgtactcataggtttagccaccaaacatatgcttagccgctgctgcaaactcaccacttaaccatgcctcacccagtaagctttgctagtcttgatacctttggaaatgagattgctgagtcccctgtggctcacagattactacaacaccagttgcaggtacaggtaaaggttacccgacgtgagcgcgttgattgttcatttggagttgcttcttcttcttatgcttcatcgatctaggatgggttccaggccggcaacctgggatagcaaggatggacgtggttcttcttttgtcgtttgttttcatccgtagtcggaccctgctcttactcttgatgattatgtaatgtaccgatgtgactctgatgtagcttgtggcgagtgtaagccaattctatatatatatatatatatatcttcttttcagtacatgtacttgtaacgatatccattcttgcgacacgacgagatgcgcttctatccctaacaaggccttcgtgccaaattgaggatagggtcgcatcttgggcgtgacaagttggtatcggagtagtaccgacctaggagcccccttgattgatcgaacatggccgagtcgagtctagtgaaaaactgctttgagtctagttatagatcggagagtaggattcttttttctcctcttctatgctctggtgagtaatcttgacgtaataatttattctacaactcttcccactcaattttttttaggatcacgcggatattcttggaatctatatgatgccgatgtgacggagttctgtcttggtgcctcctatctgctttgagttttaggggagttgagctccaagggattcttgagcacatcgttatcattcagatttcttagtatctcaggacgaaggatgtttgtaattgcttcaatactagtagtggcgagataaccccgatgtccccagtaccggtgtagattgttcgggagtactgccatactttgtatcgttgtgatcacgagggtctgttgtagatgaaggtccgagattctgatcgtgtgttgacggatgtgatacaggtgacgggttagtataggagttgtgtgattattactccttgtatccgtgtaccagattgcatgaccagaaatttcgggaattcataggcgggaattcaagtagttgcttataggacaatcttccaacaaatacatgatgttaggtgggggttcgacatctagtggattcgtttgttcacgatcgacttacagcggtacacgtcgtgtcttaaagagtccttgtagcttgctacgactcggggacgcttcgtatgtcgggtgcactgccttgcacttgatggctactgtaaaatcgagcccgtgaaatcctgtccacgaaaatatcagacaaaatctttctcatgagtttgttctggcttgtttcataagccacaccttttgtttttgttgaatatggtaattcaaggtgcttcgatgtcaagtggtgattttagatcttctctaagaggtgttctcatagtttttatgtgagaatgcaaattcttttgttcgttcaattgtcatgtcaattcttgtcaaccggagtcgtcatgttaattcttttcaaccggtgtgcttctcttgagTGAATTCATTCGTCTCAAAATTTtgtagatcattctctcaattctttccggagttgtctcatctgtctcaagtcgtctttgtttttccccgccctcccaccctttccttcagtgattggatattcatccaagagttttcttttcatggtgcttccgccgtctgttcttttctctcttatccagttattcttgtgaagattctcaggagcttcgtgttcatctttattcaatattGTTATCTTTTccagtgaattcaattcagttatccgtgttcatcatatccctgtcatcctttaaattctctcTTGTGTTAGAAATTCTTATCTACTCTTCTGTTGgcatttatctctattctatccggtgtgttgaagatatctcagagtttttgtttccaatcttttcaattatttagaggtgctaacctcatctagttctcttcatactggtgcattatctctcttctaagcaatctttccaacggtggtttctttgagtgggcccataacccacaggttctttcctaggatctttcctggctcttttaatctttttccggagatcattaattattttcaactatgacgtaagcatgattttcatcagtcatattccttcttcaagatctattggaatttaattctcatactggctcaacctttcattcttcattattccggagtgtcttagctattcttggtgttgttcctcgtcatcattctcagcttgcaaattcgaaggagtgtttctctcgaatcttgtttcattctcttgaagatttatcTTTTCAgcttgtgccatcatcttgaatcgttccaatcatgagaatccatttctcgctatccggtgcatttcaatgtCGTGttcatttctcgttcctccgaaggccatcatttcagaagattcttcgttctcagctttcagctttcatcctcgattcttctcaattgttgtctcttcgttcgtctctcgattatccggtgccttgttctagttttctctcaggtggctcatgatctcttcattctcttgtatctccagtcattcatggttgcctcgttcatttcaattctcgccggtgtttcttgcaacaattattctagtttgtgctcatatctctcctcaatcatttaaaGAAGATTAAGTGgtttgctaaatccgttgcttgtcatgagtttaacttgatgaaggattagcataacataattcttattcctgtttcatagtgatttcaatctttcttccagagtgcctcatgatatcaattcttttctcaagtatcctttctcttgcatttatatgtgcaattgttcttcctttatcctttgaggtggtattatagcattcttgttagtgtaggagcctctaagagatttcctttcaagaatgagatagttaaacccaccaattctttgatcatgagattattcttaacccatgatttattcattgagctatcttggtttggatttcacctaaagcttttcctatggattatgatatcatggtgcttgtcattaacccaagttctcaatgtatcctcttggtgtaagaaattgttcatatcttatttctcccaatcaatccttgtttctgttagtggctggttgtcactttattagtttgaaaaggtttccataagcccactactatcttgttcttttcgttgttgtttttccaacaactccgtccaattcttcttgcaaggatgcttgccaagttcattggagttagtagttgtcattctctcttcattctcttcttccgtaggagctcgttcctattctattgttccggaggcattgtgatattgctcttttgggtcaatcttgttgttctatcaagatcatggtgttcccttgctgtatttagttgtttgttatgaatattgtctaattctctcttcttatcgattttttgtcccattttcctaccgaagtgttgtcgaaattttccgtgaattcttgcttgtttctaatatcattcctcatctccttgcaaccttcaaggattgttggtttcactcatttatcaaagaagcgactaaattttacctcttgttccttctcatcctctccccccctttcattcttggatctcgccgcgagatcctcttgtagtgtaggagagttgtgacagcccgatgccggcgttcgaGAAgatcccccttctattccgtttttgtcgtgcggttatttttatttgttgcatcatcatcgcatcacgcgcatcatcaacattgcatcggcatcccgttgccgtcagttttcaaacttgcatccgtgttagttgccggttctcgtcgttgtccgttcggagcccgacca
Coding sequences within:
- the LOC123441613 gene encoding uncharacterized protein LOC123441613; this translates as MPVCRPSLLPLSFLPLLCSNLSLCSFLLSGEERETRHRHPGSRHLRLSHRPCMPSSRFGFSSCSSRRIQPVPVDPVARPPVSPSSAPPDSCRCFCSTGNEQQQLARLLTAPRHCLARCCTHVDPRAQAIAALASTQYIHGTIGQDLRVRAAPSHLVAGNGTPGTEAIEPRHFSCRRTSSPGRFRHGIPCIPTCYKVVHVQFRQVRDMVWSSCRIVRTRSATSVRLLHGVILLPSG